Genomic window (Acropora muricata isolate sample 2 chromosome 11, ASM3666990v1, whole genome shotgun sequence):
aacaaacaataaaataataataataataaataaatgccTCATTGGATTGACACAATTACTGGAAAAAAGCCAATAGTTTTCATTGTGGTTCGAAGGGTAACCAAAaaaagtgaataacgaattacATATTATAATCTATAACTAATTTCTATGATGAGTTCTTCATATAACTTAATTATTAAAAACCTCCATTAATAATAAAATGATTGAGCTGGGAATTTCACTTATAAATGTGATTTCTAAAATTACTTAAAGTGTTAGGCTTTTGCTACCATTGTCTATTGAATTCCATAATCGAGTGCCTCTCGCATGAGATCTTATGCATTATATAGAGTTTCCTTTGGTATGATGTTATCAACAGGAATTCACCTTACTAAAAAGTTGGACGGAGTCATCAGAAACACTAGAATCTAAAATCGATCTGGcacatcgtttttttttttttattttcgtttttgaaatttctccataCAGTTCAGCAGTGCTAAAATAATGGTCAAAGCAAAGCGTTTGATTTGATGGACCTTGACTTACTTATGTCAAAATTAGGCAAATATCACATGGATAATCTCAGCAGTGGTTTAAATCATATCTTTAGGATCGAACACAGCGCTGCCATGTTAATGGCTCACCATCTAGTCGAAGGGTATCGTAAGGGAAGATTTTAGACCCAGTACTGTTCTCTCTGTATATCAACGACCTACCACTTGCTATttccaggagggagggggcgtctctagggtaaacattgatCGACTGATCAccaccagtgtgacgtcacgtcacacatctatgttttttcaaaatggcgggcaattttcttgttccttatttttgcaaaagttgataattttccggagatttggaaacttcttttgccttgctcgaatgacaaggcatttgaaaaataggaaagaataatttgcgataatttttggcgGGATAagagtttcgaaaaccagatttgacgaaaagaaaagtacagccaagtggctaataaggcggcagagtttgtgcggttgttatcggtttcgtgaaactcacgaggtgatgcggcaacgtcctgatcccatgataggaggtttggtttatgagacattgagcttagtgtgtgccgagtttcaaatcgcaagtgtctgcagttcgtctcatcaatccctttgaagtcaatgcaacgtattaaagagtggaaaggaactttaaggctacgagcttacaacgagtcattgctgcaagagattggtaatagtgattatcagtggtaatttttttgaatttgccgtcttaactctaataacagcagacctaatatgtatgttttgtgtgtgaataaccgtcagtgatcattattttcttgaatggaacttcagtctgcaactgtacccagcttatatacacagaggtccatgatatgtgccagctatacatactgttagactgagatttagagggttaactttgcatgatctagattactgaggtcttcagtccaatgcaatattcctttataacttgctgatcagggttgccacagatttgatggcagctcttgtgaaaaagtaaataattatttttaaaaaaatttgatttgaaactccttcccctccaaaaaaagaaagaacaaatgTGTATTGAAAAATACCGTTTAATTCAACTAAACACTCAATACCTAAGACCGCGTTCACACTAGGCCGAATCATGTTTAAATTTATGCCGTTTGAAACATGTTTAAGTAAAACAAGCGTTCATACCAGATGACTGAACCCACGAAACTAGATCGAAACATACTTACAATAACCAACATCGAAACCACCTCACGAGGTAGTTTCGATCGTGGTTTTTGTGAACAacttcaagatggcggccagtGGCGTTTCTTTGGTCGCTGGGAAAACACAAAACTGGGGCTTTGTTGAGACGAAAACACTCATCTGTCTTTGGGCAGAAGAAGATATTCAACGCCAGCTCGCATTCATGGGTCGTAAGAAAAACATTTGGGAAGGCATAGCCATGAAACTTCAAGAAAGCGGCTACAGTCGAAGCGGCGACCAATGCAAGACCAGGATGCACAACTTGCAGCAGAAATACAAGAAGGTTAAAACACTCAACAATACCTCGGGTCAAGGAAAAAACTCTTTTCCCTTCTATGAGGAAATAGATAAAGTGCTCGGTCACAAACCCAGTATAAATCCACTGTCAACACTGTCGTCAGTTGCGGGTGGATCGTCAAGCAGTAGTGACAACACGTTGGATGCACTGGAAACCGAATCTGTGTTGTCAAGTGTCGACGGCTTGGATGAGGAGAATTTTTTGTGTGAGGATGTTACAGCAGAAGACGTCTCTGTCAACGTAAGCGAGGACGACGATGCACCTACCCCACTTACTTCTCAAAAGAAGTCAGAACCAGAGCAAAAGTCGAAGAACAAAGcagacaagaaaagaaaacagccaaAGTCAACATCTGctgacagaaaaagaaaacagccgaAGTCAACATCTGCTGACAAAATGGAAAGTTTCATGGGGAAATTTTTTGAAATCCAGCAAGAGTCCGAGAGACGATTCCTGGAGTCTGAAGAACGAAGAAGTAAACAAGAAGCCGAGCAAGAAGAGAAAAGACGACGGTTCGAAGCAGAACAGGATGAGAAACGAGAAAACTTTCTTCTGCGTGTTTTACAAACCATTGCACAAGGCACCGGTGGCAGCAAAGATTAAAGAAAACACTCAGTTCCGTTCTAGTTTCTTTAATTGCCTTTAAATTACTTTCCCTCTAGCTTTtgttctgttgtgttaagtctAGACCAGCAGCTGCACGGACTGAACTTTAGACTTGTTAGAACTCGGTTGTTTGTTAACCCCTTCTTCGCTTTTATTGTTGGAAATCGACAACACCAGACAGTGaagtttaaaaggaaaaacgGATGTTATCCTTAAAATGTGTTCATGTTCATGTCTGTAAtaaagttttccatttctttagaAATTCAATATTGAAAAATCAATGCACCAGTCAGTCACCCTATCAATAAATAGAGGCTTGAAAATCCATGGAAAGAGTTCTTTGGATGGGGCAAAATACAGGCATAaggcatgcaaaggctacagttGTAATCTGGAATTGTGCATTGGTTATCTCTTAAAGTTTGGAAAATCGTTCCAGTATGTGCATAACTATGAACTTCGCTGCAGGTTAAAGCATTCTAGTTAGTGggaaaggaaggaaaagaaagctagCTAATTAAGGGATAGGATTTGCTACCTTGCTGTGCATGCTTATCCTTCAATATAAAATCTTACCAACCACCAAGAAGTTTTTATATAGACTTCAACAATTCCACTTGCTCTTTtttgatgatgcaaaatttccaaacacAAATGGGTCTGACTGACAATGGGAATTAAAAAGATTTTATCCATTTTCTTGGAAGCACTTCCACATTTTGGTTATACTCTCTTTAAGGGGTTACAACTGGTTTTATTCCAACTGTTTCAGTATTCAAATACCAGTTCCCGATAAGCAAGTCAAGGACTACAAAATAATCCATGGAATGACAACAGATGCCTGTACGCACCATGAACACATATTCCAAAATGTGCATTTGTGTCCAAAATACAAAACACagtatttgcagcaactttgcAGTATTGCTCTATACCATCATCAGACTGGTGGTGCAAAGGAATGCTACAGTAGTAGTATAGTATTAATTGTGATATTGTTGTCTGTATTTTAGATTACCACCATCTAgggtgaaaaacaaaactaaaaaagtACTAGTAACCTCAGGCATTCCTTTCAGAtgcctcttttttttattatttgcacTCAAACTTTCCAACAATGTCCTGTCACTTTAACACAGCAG
Coding sequences:
- the LOC136889504 gene encoding uncharacterized protein; protein product: MAASGVSLVAGKTQNWGFVETKTLICLWAEEDIQRQLAFMGRKKNIWEGIAMKLQESGYSRSGDQCKTRMHNLQQKYKKVKTLNNTSGQGKNSFPFYEEIDKVLGHKPSINPLSTLSSVAGGSSSSSDNTLDALETESVLSSVDGLDEENFLCEDVTAEDVSVNVSEDDDAPTPLTSQKKSEPEQKSKNKADKKRKQPKSTSADRKRKQPKSTSADKMESFMGKFFEIQQESERRFLESEERRSKQEAEQEEKRRRFEAEQDEKRENFLLRVLQTIAQGTGGSKD